The window agctgGCCCgatctgctatcatgaatttcctcccactttacAGCCTTCCCAGGCCTGGGCTGTGGGCCGTGttaaaagtcatggggtattactgttaaggatgagctgctcaaaggcaaaagttttctttagcacttctctctgttcatattCTATTCCCAGAAACAGAGATCCTCTTCTTCCCTCGGGGtaaaggatcttccaaacacttcacaCCTTACCTCACCCCCCtatgtctttctccatggtttaaaggaattttttcgtgtagtacagtccacccctacaactaacaaaaatatttttttcagccatccttcatggcatctcctcattctccttccatctagaaacttagcttttacttcactgactttggtgtatcctttctgctctttttcctctcacccaaggaaagatgaaagtctgtaagtcttatctgagcattgggaaagttaaaatctcacacagaagttgcaggagttgggccaggccatgctggagccgTGTCAGGATCTCAGACCACCCAGGCCATGCTGGGGCAGGCCGGATGAAAATTGCAAAGTGCAGTCAGAGGAGAAACCGGTGCCAAGGCTGTGTCTCCATGGTTCCCTCCGGTGCCAAtcgcccccagctccagccgcagcccgggggttctccctgtgccctgcccagcacacaaagccctgggggctctcccgaaccgggcccggctgcctccccccagcccgtgagggcggccgggcgggctcggccaccccagggctgctccgagccggggcagggcagggcagggccccccgagccacggccacaccgggaaaagggcgaggATCTCAGcgatgggctcggcttcttttggttatcggggctcatggttggaaacggggcccggcagcctcccgagcccaccCCTGTCTGCcccgggccaggtcggtgtCACCTGGTAAAAATGCAAGACAGTTTTTCCCGGCCTTTACTTGCTTCAAAggtgattcacggagcgaactggcttctccaattggtttctcaggctgtcaacaactaaaccagcctccaattggttCCATcgattcacagaggaagttttcAGGGAGAAATACTTCTTGGTATCCCCTCCCCTCAAGTGCTTTTAAAGTAAAACCAGAACAATTACTATTTtatctatatttattttatttatttatatttttattttccaagctTTTCTCTCCAATCTTTGTTCTACTCACTACTTCTCTGTCAAGTACCCACTCTGCAAAAAGTCTGAGCCCATATGCCATCCATAGGCTTAGAGAAGAAGctattctgaaaatattatgTGTGCAAACCAGTTTCTGCAAACTCCCCCATCTTGCTTACAGTAAGATaacaaaaaaagggattttagatCCCTACGGCCTTGTCTGGAGATACTTTGGTGGATGGCCTGTATGCTTTGCAAATGTGGAGATTCATACCCCAGTGACACAGACTGGACTTGTAGAATCTGAGGACAGTGCTACTTACCTGGTGAGTACAATTCTTTAATCCTCTTTGGCATTAATTGAAAGAGATTTTGCAGCCTGCCCCCAATCAGTGAGTAATGCATAAGTGAAGGGTCAAAGAATCCTGCCACACGATGACCTTTGCCTCTTTGTACTTTAATGAACCTGTCCTGATTTcaatagctgaaaaaaaaaatagacaaataTCACAGCCCCTGCTGGGGATTCAATGAAACTACAGAATATAAAACAGAGCTAGAGCCTCTGAAGCTTGGACAGCTTCACAGACTGTGAATCTCACCTCAGGAGGGCTCTGGGATAAGATAAGAACATTACAGTGCTTATCTCTACATAGAAATGAGTAAGATCTTCTGACATTTTCCACTGTGATTTATCTTTGGTGCTGGCCTGTGCAGGGAAGTCAGTTCAACCACACTTCTCTGCATACACAAGATGAGCATGTATTCTGTGCACACCCATGCAACACTACCTGTTTATCTCCTTTTAAAGGAGGGTTTCTGCAATGAAGATTTAGCAAGACTATTTTGAAACTATATTCCCCTCACACAACTTATGAGCTAAAACAAAGAACCAGGACAGATGCTTAGGAGGAAGTTCTGCTTACTAATACTGCTGTGCTAAAACAGTCACACCCTGCTCCTGAGTTCTGTCTGGGAACAGAACTTGGGcaagaaaatgtagaaaatcCCAGCCTACTTCTTCCAGTAAAGTAATTTGGAAAGAAAGGATGCATAGCTAGTTGCTGTAGAACATTTTAGTCATGGACAATTTAAAATTCTTCCAGAGATATAGAGGGGAGCTGAAGGGAGGGGGAACTGATGTTCACTGCCCTGTAGGATCTGTGGAGCTGCATCACTGCTGTAAAGCACCAGTGTGACCAGGAATGTGGCTGGGATACCTAGAGCAGCCTAGAAGCCaggtacaggaaaaaaagacctGGCAGAGAAGTGACTGACAACTCTGCCATGGAGGAGTGCAAGCCTTGTTCTTGGCAGCCCAAGCACCAGTCAGCGAGTGAGGGCCCTGGAATGGCCATGGGACAGacccagggctggcagtgagGCTGTGAGCCAGTGCAAACAGGGACAGTGGCACTGACTGGTGGaacaggggacagccaggagcacAAAGACAAGCACTGGGGAAAAGACAGTAATGTTAATCCTTGTAGGGGAGTTACAACTAAATTTAAAAGCAGTGAACTGTGGCACTGgagaaattttctcttttctaacaTTTGGGAGAAGTCTTTAATTCCAGCACTAATGTTACACACTATGTAGAGGAGgcgaatccctctgcagatacccctgtgaggcccccttggcattttctctgagataagaaaaactacttacttagaatgactcatgctaGAAAAATGTAGACTTTCTCTTactagaatattattggttggaattgattctttataattggttgtttCACACAAAGAACTCTGTATCCTATTTACTTTTGATCTCCCCcaaaaccctataaaagtacatgtagTGCCCACCCATGTATTTGTAAAATTCCTGCACGACCCCCTTCACAGAAcaaaagcctgtggaaaaagtctgagctgttCTCTCGGTCTTTTTCTGTTGGCTGATGAAGGTTGATGTGAGCAAGGATGAAATCACAACAGAGCTGACTGCCTGAAGGGCCAGTGCTTACATACCTTGTAACTGATCCCCTGCCCAAGAAaagcaggggcaggggggaaaaaaaaattacaacactAAGTACCACAACAGTCAGAACTATCTTGTCTCAGCTGCAAAACCAACTGACAAAGCAGAAGATTCTGTAGATTCATCTTTCCACAGAGGACATTTCTGTATCTACATCACACCAAAACTTCTGTACCACTGATAAACTTGGCATCAAGAGAGTCTTAGTCATAAATTGGGTCTGCATTGATTTCACTTTATTAAAACAACATTGCTGCTACTTTTTTAAATATCCCATTAATTTACATGTTATGTGCATGTTGACTGTAAACTATAACTCCAATTTAAAGTTCTTGTTTTGCATGCTTTTCTTATTTGTCTTTTCAAGGATCACTTTTTTCCAGAATTCtaccttcttttctttcaactttctgcctttcttttgctGTAGATTTATCTGCAAGTATTCTTCATTTAGGTTGTAAGATGGCCATTCAACCAGACCCTCTCCATTAGGATTTCTGTAAGCAAGAGGAAAGAAACAGTGAGTGCCCTTTTCAGTCACAGGGGAATTCAATCACTCAAGATAAGACTGAATCAATAAACCAGCCTATTTCCCATGGAGCCTGTGCAAAGCAGCAATATCTGACATGAATCTCATGATTCTTACCCATTTCGAGCAAAGTTAGCCCAGTACTTCATTACAGTTCTGCTGAggttcttctcttcctctgtgaCTTCACCTGGAAGACAAAACACAGAACAGTTACTCTGTGTGGCAGAAATCAAGACATGgctactgcagcagcagccatttCCATGTGTGAATATGGTGTAAAAAAATTGGCAATTGCAACAGAAACACACCACCAgcaaaaacagcagcaatacAGCAAGTATCATGGGATTTCAGCACTCCTCAGGAGTGATTTCAGCATAATTACCCTACTGTAAAAATCAGAGAATTCAGGAACATGGAGATAAGGTGCTGTGCCTGTAACCTTCCAGGAAATTGAAGCAGAACTAAAAAACGCCCATGTGTCCTGCATCCCAGTAAAACTCCAGGAATTGTGAAAACTCTGTGTTTCCTGGATCCCATTCTAGTTTTGTGGGACTGAAATTCTCCCTGTTATTCAGAGCGTGACTAGGCAAAAATTTCTTTGCTCTCACACAAGATGGTGCCACTCCATTTCTCAGCACTTCAAgagtatttctttaaatatagTTACAAATAAACTCACTGTACCACTAGGTGAGAATTATTTCAGTTCCTACgtgtttttaattataaatacaTCTCAATACACTAAGAAAAATGTTTGGTATTTTCAAGGCCTTCGTAAATTCaggcaaagaggaaaagaagtgcCAGTGTCTTCTAGTGCCAAAGTAagtaaagtaaaaaagaaaaatatatatttatataagcaaaaggaaaaggctcTGGTAACAGATTAACAAAGAGCTTTACAACATAGCTGGATTGCTCCAAAGTTCAAAAGAGTAAAAGGAAATACTTTCACTTATGTTGGCTTTGACCAGACTATGAACTACTGTGCAAATGacaaaaattaaagcaagaaaaaaaaattcacataaaataagcagaatttttttgtctctgtcaAAATAAGAATTGTTCCTAATCTGTtccatgggaaagaaaatactcCATGTTGAGTATTACTGTCTCAGGCATATGTAATTAAGGACTATTGCTGAATTCATAATATTCCTTTAGGAAGTGGCATCATGTTTCTTAATTGTTCAGTGTTTGACAGATTCATTGGGAATGTAGCAATGTGGGTTTCTGCCAGAAGGAACTTCCAGAATGCCATGGAAATTTAGGGAGTATACCCTTAATCCTCCCTCAGTGGACTGGTTCCATTTGAATAAATGCTCAAGTATTAATTGAACTGTCAGGCAAAACAGAACCATTCAATcttcacacagaaaatgaaacactgGAATTCCACAATTTGCTCTGAACACAGCTGGAATCACTTTCTGCAAAAGAGACCAAGTCCCCCATTCTCTGGAGCCTGACAGCTCCAGTGGGATTTCCTGGCAAAGAAGAGACACCGGCCTAAACtcctcaggaaaagaaatgatTCTGGATTTCCTGCTTCCCAAGCATTCTGCAAGTTTAATTGTCCtttcctttaatttcattttcagccaAAGTTATTTAGCAAAATTATGCACAGTGCTGGGATAATGACAGTGAATTTTCTAGCAAATATCCTATTTACTGAATTGCTGACAAGATGTGGAACTTACTGTGCTTCAGAATGAGCAAACTGTAAAGGAAAGAAGATGATGGTTAAATGTTTAACACCAATTCTGCCAGAAGAAAGGCTTATGGCTTGGTCTCACTGCCAATATATGCACTTTTATATGATGGAAATGAATAGAACAATGAATAGAGAAATGCCACGGTCACAGGACCAATTCAGGAATGAATGGTGTCTGTTCCTTACTTCGGAGCTGGATGTCCCCAGCCAGAAATGGCCCCCCAAAGACAAAACCAACTTCATCCCCATGGTCAGCCTTCACATAGTCTGGTTTGCTATCCCAGTATGCACTGGGCCGGTGCTGGAATTCAAAGAAGTAGGTAGGAGCTCCAGACTCTGCAAGACATTTAGAGAGTTACAGAAGAGATACATAAACTACAGCTGTCATCAGCtgtttaaaatactgctttaaaCAAGGCTTTATACTGGGCACATTTCTAGTGTAATTGTTACATTCAAATTAAGAACTCAgcatttacacacacacacacacaaaaaaaatctgaagatcCACCCTAAGGAAacttacagaaaacaaattatcaaattatttccACTTTTGAGTATCTTGGCATGGCTTGTCTACAAATAAACAACTGAAAATTTACAGACCACAGAGCTGACTTCCCAAGTAGCCAAGGGCCAAAGGACAAAGGTTGCTTTGATGTGTTTTAACTTTTAAGCCTGCATACTTCAGTTAGCAAACATTTACCTGTATTACCATGCTCTGCTCTCAATACACTGTGATTATGAGCACAGTGCAAGACACTTACACAGAGCTAAGGGGTTACACAACCCTGCAGACCTGTTTCACTCCTCATGTTCCTAGGGGGAATCTCAGTAAGGGTTGCCTACATATGACAGGATTTGTGTCTGCATCACTTgatccagcctgcagcaggaggtTTGAGTGTCCCACTGCTGTTGATCAGCTTACCCCTATGATAATTCAGTGCTTTAATGGCTGGCATGACAATTGCCATGTCCCCCAGCAGGTCCAGGAATCGGTCCCGTAGCTCTGCAGGGTCCTCTGTGTCTCCCAGATATTCATCTAAGATCATGGGCAGAAAATCTGAAGGTACATCCTATGAGACaagaaacaaacagacaaacaatcACTGTCTGAATTAGCAGCTAAAAttgccattttttaaatttcagagaTTCTGGAAAGGCACAAATGTCCAGGACAGCACCCATGTTGATGAGAAACAAAACCTATTCACGCTTTTTGTGggcaaaaaataccaaacaaacCAAGCACCTCAGGTCAAATTTGCACCAGATTTATATGGGTTAAAACTCTACAGGAATAAGTATAGATCCAGCAATTTCTCCTGACAATATCTTtggcttctgttttctttaggaGAAGAGAGATGGgaatcacaaaaataaattctcagtCCTTGAAAGATTCATGGACCATTAGACAAGAGAACAAGACCAATGGGATCTCCAAACACAGTCTAAGTTTTCAGGGTTAGAATTTGCTGCTTGAAAGACATACTTCAAAACTAGGAGTGCAAAGTAACTACTTTAAAAGCAACATTTAATGTAGGTTTTAAACATACTGAAAAATACAGCTTGAAACTCCCTAAGCAGGAGATTAGTCATGAGATGCCTTAACATTAGGGATACTATTACAGTGATCCCACAAATATGTAAGATAAAAGTATTGGTTGAGGTCTAGAATGAAAAAGGcattttcccaaatcccaggccTGACTCAATCCTATTTCTGTGTAATTCCATGCACCCTGGTCCTGTCAAGTTTGCTGGGACTCTCCCCAAAGCATAACCTCAGCCCTCAGTAACACCATGACTCAAGCAGTGAGACCCATATCTGTTACatacatgaaaaagaaaatttaattctcAAATTAGATTAGTGCAGCAGTACTTACGATCATTGGTAGAAAAACCTCCGTAGTTGAGGCAATTGATTTTCTATCTCCTATTTCCCTCaaacttttcatttttgatgtctgtacagagaaaaaaaaatgttattagcACCTTTCAATGTCTCCATTATTTTAAACAATGGAACTATATTATTCCATTAATTCTTACTACTGGTGTTCACTCTTGAAGCATCATATCATATGCAAAAGTGCAGCACAATGCAGCAGCTGTCTTGAAAAGCTTGTATTTACTGCAGTAAATATTGCCTTGGTTTCTACATAAACCATTCCTAATATATAGTTTATCTTTAAATCAACATTAAGAAACTTGTATGACTAGAAAACACGGGGGCAGAATTGAAGCAAAAAGCTGCTTCTTTCTCACAGGCTTATTTTCACTCTGTGGGGGGAGATCTTAAGTCACTGGCAGTCTGTCTCTAGCCCAATTGTTTGAGCCCTTTGAAATAAGGATAACGCAGTGTTCCTCCTCTTTTACAGCATTACATAAAACAACTCCTCTGTctgcaaaataaattgaaaCAGGTTTCACTTTCATTGTTCTTCTGGGACTTACAATCAGCACATTCCCAGTGACAGGTGCTTCCTAGATTCAGAACAAATGCTTTGTACTAATCAAAGGAACCaaaatatttaggaaataaaagaaaggggCAAGAAAGAGAGAGGACACAAATCCATCTCCTGTAGTTTTTGTGCACTGAGAGCATTTGCTCATGTTTTGGAGTTACCCACTGAGAAAGGGCTGGACACTCTGCCCCAGTGAGATTTTCAAACAAAAGCTCTTTCTGCAGGGTGGTAATGATACCCAGGGGAAGCTGGGCTAGGTGGTCAGTGGCACATTTTTAAGCACACTGTGCACCAACCCTGATTACTGACCCTTGTGGGGGAAAGGATTGGCTTTATTTGTCTTTCAGTAATAAGTCCTTGATTGttgcattctttttcctctctctgcctgGATGAAGGATTAAAATTCTAGGATAAGAAAACACTGCCCAAAGTTGATGTTCCAACTGATGTGTCCATATAGTTTAACCTGCAGGATGAAGCCTCTCTCACCCTCTTGTGACCCAGTGGTTCTGGATCACTGCAGAGCCATGATGCAAGGGATGTTTACCTTGTATGTATTCCCAACAATGCAAAGACTTGTTCTATCACTTAACACAAACATTACAAACACATTTAAATAAAGAACAGTCATTAAACTACCGATCTAATATTCCAGCCAAATTCATTGTTGGTGACTCCTATCATGAATGGGACTGCATTGAATTCTTTTGCAGCCAGTATCTCTTCAGGTGGCTTATTAAGAAACACTCCATCCAAAACTAAGGGTAGAAATGAgatttcctgaaggaagagagaaaaaaagagatcaaATTAGCTGTTAATAGTATTTCCAACTTTTCCTTCAAGTCCACATTAAATATCCTAAGTGGAAAAAAGGGCTTTAAGAAATTCAAGGATCTACAGCCAGTGTAACATAAATTTAGTTTGGCACAGGATAAAATATAGGCCTGGCTGGGTCAAGGTATAGTGGAATGTAATGGGTTCCTGATTCTGTGCTGTTCTGACATTAAAACACAGTGGTGCTCAAACACTGCTCACAACCTCACAGGTGCTGTGATGCTGCCAAAACTTCCAGAAAGAAATTACGTCCGAAATTATTTCCACATTTAAAGAGTATTTTGgcaaaagataagaaaaatcaACTTTGGAACGGACCACCAATGAACTCTGATCACAGGCAGAGCTAAAGTTTTGCAAGTGAGCCATTAAAAAAGTTCTGTTGCTATGAAGTCTCACCTACCTTGCTGTTAAGGACTATGtgctctgcctcctgcttcCTCAAGCAGttcagcagggagagggaactGCTTGTCTCACACTTGAAGATACTGgcaattttctgaaaattatcaACAAAGATAAGCACTGTTATTATACACACTGCTGTTAACAGCTTGATTTAGTGGCAGATTTAGGTGAGCTTGATAGATCTTTGAGTGATTTATTTTAGTATAGAAATGCTACAGTTTGATCACAGTACCTCTCTTTCTTGTTGTATTTCCATTCACTATTTTTCAAACTTTGCTGTAGAGATAATACAAGCTTGTAGCATAAAccaaattagaaaagaaaattcagaaagatTTACATTATCACTATCTGCCACTACAGGAAAAGATATTAAAAGACacttacagaaaattattttattttaagggttttaatatttaattaatttacttcACATAAAGGTCTTCCCTAAAAGACTGTAGGTCAATAAAACTGAATTCTTCTTCTGGATTCTTGTTAAATTTTCCAGCATAAATGTCACAGTTACTATATAGAGAACACAGGGTATGGAAATGGACATTTGCCTAGCTTGACAAAATACTTTTGTTAGCCCACAGCTGTTACAATCATTAACAGCTGT of the Cinclus cinclus chromosome 11, bCinCin1.1, whole genome shotgun sequence genome contains:
- the CES2 gene encoding cocaine esterase; amino-acid sequence: MPPLSPIALLCALFCKAAFLVCGTGGQSGAEPEVTIALGRLKGTQTNVKGTDKLVNVFLGIPFAKAPLGPLRFSPPEPPEPWTGLRDATSYPPLCPQDLSMLKIAEKNFKEKHLAFQTSEDCLYLSVYSPAGSSKRDKLPVMVWIHGGNFIFGGTARYDGSALSAYENVVVVIIQYRLGLLGYFNTGDEHARGNWAYLDQVAALRWVQGNIEHFGGDPASVTLFGVSAGSCSVFAHVLSPLSKGLFHKAISESGILIPPSKDLHLSTDLKKIASIFKCETSSSLSLLNCLRKQEAEHIVLNSKEISFLPLVLDGVFLNKPPEEILAAKEFNAVPFMIGVTNNEFGWNIRSTSKMKSLREIGDRKSIASTTEVFLPMIDVPSDFLPMILDEYLGDTEDPAELRDRFLDLLGDMAIVMPAIKALNYHRESGAPTYFFEFQHRPSAYWDSKPDYVKADHGDEVGFVFGGPFLAGDIQLRSEVTEEEKNLSRTVMKYWANFARNGNPNGEGLVEWPSYNLNEEYLQINLQQKKGRKLKEKKVEFWKKVILEKTNKKSMQNKNFKLEL